In Anopheles arabiensis isolate DONGOLA chromosome 2, AaraD3, whole genome shotgun sequence, the genomic window ACACGTCATCCCGTTTCAGAGACAAACTTTTGTGGAATGAATCTACTGCATCGTATAATTGACCCATTAACGCTTGCACAAAACCGATAGCTGTGTACGTGGCAGCATTCAACGGCTTCAGAGAAAGAGCCCATCGGTGGAACTCCAGAGCTTCCTcgtactttttatttttccggcAACAGTGTCCCAAATTGTTCAACAATGGCTCCCACCGTGCGGTCAACTGTTCATTATTCTGCTTCACCATATTGCGCACCATTTCCAACGTGCTGCGGAAAACTTCCTCTGCACATTCGTAATGCTCACACTCGTACTTGATCACGCCTAGCTCGTGCAAAACGAACACGTCCAGGGGAGCGATGGACATAGCTTGGTAGAAAAATTTTTCAGCCATTGCATGGTTTTTGGTCAATCCACATTCAACTCCGATGTACAGCAGTGGCAGATGGCATCCGCGCATCAGTTGCGTGGCCTTAAAATAAGCTGCCATTGCCTGATCATGCTCGTTTTCCTTTGCGAACGAATGGCCGTATGCCAACCAAGCCGGACCGTACAGGCGGTCGAGAGAGGTTGCTTTGGAAAGATAACGACGCGCTGGATCACTTTTACCGATCAAATCATAGTAGCACCCCACGGCATACCATGAGATGGCATCGTCCGGATAAAAGTCAACAAGCTTGTGAGCAACATAGAAAAGTCGATTGAAGTCTTTCATCTCCATCAAACATCCAATCTGCACCGTAAGCGATCGTTTGTGATAGGGATCGTTTTTCAGAATTTCTTCCAACATTTTGATGCATCGCCGATAGTCACAGCTGTAAAAATACTGTTCAGCTCGTGCGATCATTAGGTCTATGCTTGATTCAAGCTTTTCCATGCACTGTTCGTACGAAACTACCGATGCACCAGGATTTGGCTTGGGACGATTGATTCTAAAAGGCGTCTCCTGCCGAGAATTATTTGCCCCGCCTACGCTGAGCATTGTTGAGCCACCTGTTAGGCTTGTACCAAGCAGTGATGCTCTAGTCAACGATGTATGAATCAGATAGGAGGGATTGTTTTTAAGGTCCTCCAGAATTTTGTTTGCCGGTGACATTATCTCTctctgcttttgttttgtgcgggGAGCTGGAGTGAAACTTTTTGATACTGATGATTTGCTTGTCTCGttgtttttacaatttttcatcTTCTCCTTTAATTCATGCCATAGACTAGTGTTCATCGAAGATACGGGTGGATCATCCAGGTTGGTTTGCTAAGCGTTtaggaataaaaaatatattattctCGTGCTCATGAGCATTTCACAACACTGACGTTAACTTTCATCTTCTATGCACTTACCATTGCGATCGATTCGTAATATTTCTTCAGCTTACTCTCGTACAGACGCTTGAGAACCTTTCTTTCTGGCTCTGTGCACTGCTGCGCCATTGGAATATGTTGCATCAATTCTTTCTCCTCCCAAGCCATCAGCATGTCGTGTTGCACCAAAGCATCTAGCGCTTCGGAGCAGTAAACCGATTTGTGTAGCGCTTGAACATAACAGTCCATTGCCAGGCTGCGATTATCCATTGACTCCAGTATTTTGCCCTTCAAAAAATACACCGATGCAATGATATCGTTTTTGAACGGATCCTCATACATGCTTCCGTCGTAGCTCTCGTCCGTCGTAGAATCGTCCTTCATGCTGGACGAATGTGATCCAGTTTTGCCACTTAATGCATACGATAGCGTTTCGCAGTCCACCGAATTTAGGATCTCCAGTGCTGATTGATATTCCTTCGCCTCATTCAAGCACTCTGCGGCCAAATAGTGACACAACAGGTTCGTTTTCTCCAGCGATCGGCTTCGAATGGTGTGCGCTGCCCGGTGAAATTCCCGCAGCAGAAACATACACTGCGCCTCCCAGTAAACATCACGCGGATCGCCATTGCTAAGAACTGTTACTTTTTCGGCCCAAAACAGTGCTGTCTGGTACCGACGctggaaacgaaacgaaaaattCTATAGCTGCTTGCGACGTGGCAACTCCTCTCTGGCACCACTtaccaaatcaataaaatttttcaccgttttacgATAACTTTCAATGTCGATCATCTCTTGTTCCATCGTTCCAGCGATTGTAAACATGAACGCAAATAAAAGCGCTAAAATCCGTGCTTGCGGCAAATGTCAATGTTTGGCAACATCGATCATCAATAGCCGATGAATGTCTGTTGATGATGATTCTATAATTTGCTGTAATTTTACAGATGCacagagttgttttttttctttattcgaTCATCAAAATAGAAATCGTTTatgataaattaaaatcaattacacCCAATTTTTGcctacttttttgtttgcttgatACCATACATAATAATCATCTCCCTAGCACTACACATACGTGTACACAGTgctgtatattttttaatcgATTCAAGCTACAACTCGATTTCGATGACAGCAGAATGACATTTGCGGTAGGAATAACAACGCCGTAACGAAAACTCACGCCAGCAAGCAAAACAGTTAAATTACACTTTTCCAATCATTTAAAGGAAACGCGCCAGGTTGTGTAAATTCTTGGCCAACTTGTTTTACTCATCGGCTTAAATTACGTGCAATTCCGATGGAGAGCGAAGGATCAACGCCACCCGCATTCACGCCTGCCGCACTGGGCTTGCATCCAGTTGGAACCAAATTTCCCAAAACAACGAACAGCCAGCCCATACAAGTTCTGAATGCAAGAGGAATGCCAGCACGAATTCGAAAAAAGAATCGCCTCTTTTTTGACGACGACATCATCAACGATAAAATTCCGTCGGTCAAGGCAACTCCCAAGAAAACACCAGGATCAGCAAAGAAAACCCTAATCAGCAGCAAGACCCCTCGCAGGGAGTTATCTACTCCGCCCCGCAAAGTGATTCCGCGAATGTCtttgaaaaagaaatattcttCGCGGTACGCGCATCTGAAGCAGAGCGGCCGAAAGAGGAAGATCGACCCGGAAGAGAAGGCACACAACTCAATGAAGTTAATGAACACGAGCGGTTTGGAAAATCCAAGTTGGTTTCAAAAACTTGGTAACCAGTTTCGAAACTTCCTCCTGCTACCCAAGGCACATCGGTTCTGCTACTTCGAGTTTTTCTACAGCGACATTGATCGTAACCTTTTCAGTGCTCCGAGTGATTTTGAGCAGCTGGTTCGTACGCAT contains:
- the LOC120894358 gene encoding cell division cycle protein 16 homolog, with product MFTIAGTMEQEMIDIESYRKTVKNFIDLRRYQTALFWAEKVTVLSNGDPRDVYWEAQCMFLLREFHRAAHTIRSRSLEKTNLLCHYLAAECLNEAKEYQSALEILNSVDCETLSYALSGKTGSHSSSMKDDSTTDESYDGSMYEDPFKNDIIASVYFLKGKILESMDNRSLAMDCYVQALHKSVYCSEALDALVQHDMLMAWEEKELMQHIPMAQQCTEPERKVLKRLYESKLKKYYESIAMQTNLDDPPVSSMNTSLWHELKEKMKNCKNNETSKSSVSKSFTPAPRTKQKQREIMSPANKILEDLKNNPSYLIHTSLTRASLLGTSLTGGSTMLSVGGANNSRQETPFRINRPKPNPGASVVSYEQCMEKLESSIDLMIARAEQYFYSCDYRRCIKMLEEILKNDPYHKRSLTVQIGCLMEMKDFNRLFYVAHKLVDFYPDDAISWYAVGCYYDLIGKSDPARRYLSKATSLDRLYGPAWLAYGHSFAKENEHDQAMAAYFKATQLMRGCHLPLLYIGVECGLTKNHAMAEKFFYQAMSIAPLDVFVLHELGVIKYECEHYECAEEVFRSTLEMVRNMVKQNNEQLTARWEPLLNNLGHCCRKNKKYEEALEFHRWALSLKPLNAATYTAIGFVQALMGQLYDAVDSFHKSLSLKRDDVFTTTILKYVIEDLTEVQSLPFYAAEDAEEDCGDKEGDQAEKSRDESKTLDKLNTCNATEGDSEDVRDSAPRPTLRMQLNFDEWYTKTSPMSDTSADDMSIDI